Proteins encoded by one window of Micromonospora coxensis:
- a CDS encoding type III secretion system chaperone family protein, whose protein sequence is MTGHAGDADRRLRGAPAPELAAALADARDLPDGEARFAELERIAARADALGDARSALDARLALVEAYLLHGERWRLAEPVRRCLATVDRCPELLAERPGDAELLRRHQRHAVEAAIGTPRVGLDTARALLDDLARRAGESSGLVAQLRCRLADHLGDEPAARRWHDAWAAAEPDPAAGCPGCLPARRAELLAGWGDDAAARETLRPVLDGAVDCTDQPERALAVGLLPWLRAGEAERAGQAHVRAYRRHRREWAAFGYLAAHLRFCALAGHPERGLDVLAEQLPRLDHPYDDLAAMEFAAAGALVCVLAAEAGLGGRRIHRSAHGSRPAAEVDVDTLGTDLLTLATGLAGSFDARNGTGHQSGRIASWLAERPVGPPVPLPDDDGEPAADDDPPFVPAADEPAPLSLTMITSVLDRRGDVYAVDAGGVVVGRWNEAVIQFRQVGTRGEILHARVVAARRLPAARLSEAYAFCNAWNHDRLLPKAYVHDLGGGELVLAGDVTTDLEHGVAPVQLGVLVDATVATGVAYAEAVAALP, encoded by the coding sequence GTGACCGGCCACGCCGGGGACGCCGACCGCCGGCTGCGGGGCGCCCCGGCGCCGGAGTTGGCGGCGGCGCTGGCCGACGCGCGGGACCTGCCCGACGGCGAGGCCCGCTTCGCCGAGCTGGAGCGGATCGCCGCCCGGGCCGACGCGCTCGGCGACGCGCGGTCCGCACTGGACGCCCGGCTCGCGCTGGTCGAGGCGTACCTGCTGCACGGGGAACGGTGGCGGCTGGCCGAGCCGGTGCGCCGCTGCCTCGCCACCGTCGACCGCTGCCCGGAGTTGCTGGCGGAGCGGCCCGGCGACGCGGAGCTGCTGCGCCGGCACCAGCGGCACGCGGTGGAGGCGGCGATCGGCACCCCGCGGGTGGGCCTGGACACCGCCCGCGCCCTCCTCGACGACCTGGCCCGCCGGGCCGGCGAGAGCAGCGGGCTGGTCGCCCAGCTGCGGTGCCGGCTCGCCGACCACCTCGGCGACGAGCCGGCCGCCCGCCGCTGGCACGACGCCTGGGCCGCCGCCGAGCCCGACCCGGCGGCCGGCTGCCCCGGCTGCCTGCCGGCCCGCCGGGCGGAACTGCTCGCCGGGTGGGGCGACGACGCGGCGGCGCGGGAGACGCTGCGTCCGGTCCTCGACGGCGCGGTGGACTGCACCGACCAGCCGGAGCGGGCCCTCGCGGTGGGGCTGCTGCCCTGGTTGCGCGCCGGGGAGGCGGAGCGGGCCGGGCAGGCGCACGTGCGGGCGTACCGGCGGCACCGGCGGGAGTGGGCGGCCTTCGGGTACCTCGCCGCGCACCTGCGCTTCTGCGCCCTGGCCGGGCATCCCGAGCGGGGCCTGGACGTGCTCGCCGAGCAGCTGCCCCGGCTGGACCACCCGTACGACGACCTCGCCGCGATGGAGTTCGCCGCCGCCGGGGCGCTGGTGTGCGTCCTGGCCGCCGAGGCGGGGCTGGGCGGGCGGCGGATCCACCGATCGGCGCACGGCAGCCGTCCGGCCGCCGAGGTGGACGTGGACACCCTCGGCACCGACCTGCTGACCCTGGCCACCGGGCTGGCCGGCAGCTTCGACGCCCGCAACGGCACCGGGCACCAGTCCGGCCGGATCGCCTCCTGGCTGGCCGAGCGGCCGGTCGGCCCGCCGGTGCCGCTGCCCGACGACGACGGCGAGCCGGCGGCCGACGACGACCCGCCCTTCGTGCCGGCGGCCGACGAGCCGGCCCCGCTGAGCCTGACCATGATCACCTCGGTGCTGGACCGCCGGGGCGACGTCTACGCGGTGGACGCCGGTGGCGTGGTGGTCGGCCGCTGGAACGAGGCGGTGATCCAGTTCCGGCAGGTGGGCACGCGGGGGGAGATCCTGCACGCCCGGGTGGTGGCGGCCCGCCGGTTGCCGGCGGCGCGGCTGAGCGAGGCGTACGCCTTCTGCAACGCCTGGAACCACGACCGGTTGCTGCCCAAGGCGTACGTGCACGACCTGGGCGGTGGCGAGCTGGTGCTGGCCGGTGACGTGACCACCGACCTGGAGCACGGGGTGGCCCCGGTGCAGCTCGGCGTGCTGGTCGACGCGACGGTCGCCACCGGCGTCGCGTACGCCGAGGCGGTCGCCGCCCTGCCCTGA
- a CDS encoding type III secretion system chaperone family protein — protein MASPAFEDGSDPLAGHPQALRPLTRDLVAAVLGNRGYAYSTDDDGDLVGRWDDNLIWFLRPGEAGELLQVRTMAAPAFGIEYVPALYAFCNSWNHDRLWPKAFVHVDDEGVARVCGEVITDLERGVTPHQLDQLIDCGISTGCQLAAAVGRLPGGTTR, from the coding sequence ATGGCGTCGCCTGCTTTCGAGGACGGTTCGGACCCCCTGGCCGGACACCCGCAGGCCCTGCGGCCGTTGACCCGCGATCTGGTCGCCGCCGTGCTGGGCAACCGGGGCTACGCCTACTCGACCGACGACGACGGCGACCTGGTGGGCCGCTGGGACGACAACCTGATCTGGTTCCTGCGTCCCGGCGAGGCCGGGGAGCTGCTCCAGGTCCGCACCATGGCGGCCCCGGCCTTCGGCATCGAGTACGTCCCCGCGCTCTACGCCTTCTGCAACTCCTGGAACCACGACCGCCTCTGGCCGAAGGCGTTCGTGCACGTCGACGACGAGGGGGTGGCCCGGGTCTGCGGCGAGGTCATCACCGACCTGGAGCGCGGCGTCACCCCGCACCAGCTCGACCAGCTCATCGACTGCGGCATCTCCACCGGCTGCCAGCTCGCCGCCGCCGTCGGCCGGCTCCCCGGCGGGACGACCCGGTGA
- a CDS encoding FtsK/SpoIIIE family DNA translocase — translation MAGRTSQASRRRGASPRGTTNSRARQPAKKAAKAAPRRRTTTRPTPAAYVGRAIGALWMGLAHGVGWAVRGAGRQVASAGDLDPEHRRDGAGLLLFGLAILSGVGIWFSGAGPLGARLADTVRLFLGAIAIVVPVLLMIGAWRLMRTPPDPEHRGRGLVGWGSMLVATAAMLHIGQDPVDPVQRDYAGGLIGAGIGDLLEAAVTAWVAVPLLILLLVFGLLVVTATPINKIPERLGLLAGTLVAPPPTGETEAPVEKPARRPRKKAVPPPLDPDDLDDDPDAVDLQETLVLPRRPPAKVPASRKPVEPPEHSPPPTRAEQLALTAMDGDYTLPPANMLSGGAAPKTRSRANDEVIAALTGVFDQFGVDAEVTGFTRGPTVTRYEVELGPGVKVERITQLSRNIAYAVKSPDVRILSPIPGKSAVGVEIPNTDPENVALGDVLRSRAATSDHHPMVVALGKDIEGGYVVANLAKMPHILIAGATGAGKSSCLNSLLVSILTRATPDEVRLLLIDPKRVEMTGYEGIPHLVTPIVTNAKKAADSLEWVVREMDMRYDDLAANGVRHIDDFNRKVRSGEIKAPPGSEREMRPYPYLLVIVDELADLMMVAPRDVEDSVVRITQLARAAGIHLVLATQRPSVDVVTGLIKANVPSRLAFATSSLADSRVILDQPGAEKLLGRGDGLFLPMGASKPIRIQGAWVTEREIADVVKFCKDQREPEFRPDVLAPAQDSKKKIDEDIGDDLDLLVQAVELVVTSQFGSTSMLQRKLRVGFAKAGRLMDLMETRGVVGPSEGSKARDVLVKPDELEEVLVGLRGDEG, via the coding sequence ATGGCGGGCCGTACCTCTCAGGCGAGCCGGCGACGCGGCGCGTCGCCGCGCGGGACCACGAACAGCCGTGCCCGCCAGCCGGCGAAGAAGGCCGCGAAGGCCGCGCCCCGGCGGCGGACCACGACCCGGCCGACCCCGGCGGCGTACGTCGGGCGGGCGATCGGTGCACTGTGGATGGGTCTGGCGCACGGCGTCGGCTGGGCGGTGCGCGGCGCCGGCCGGCAGGTCGCCTCCGCCGGTGACCTGGACCCGGAGCACCGCCGGGACGGGGCGGGACTGCTGCTGTTCGGGCTGGCCATCCTCAGCGGAGTGGGGATCTGGTTCTCCGGGGCCGGTCCGCTCGGCGCGCGGCTCGCCGACACGGTGCGTCTCTTCCTCGGCGCGATCGCGATCGTGGTGCCCGTGCTGCTGATGATCGGCGCCTGGCGGTTGATGCGTACCCCGCCGGACCCGGAGCACCGCGGCCGGGGCCTGGTCGGCTGGGGTTCGATGCTCGTCGCCACCGCCGCCATGCTGCACATCGGACAGGACCCGGTCGACCCGGTGCAGCGCGACTACGCGGGCGGCCTGATCGGTGCCGGGATCGGTGACCTGCTGGAGGCGGCGGTCACCGCCTGGGTGGCCGTGCCGCTGCTGATCCTGCTGCTCGTCTTCGGTCTGCTGGTGGTCACCGCCACCCCGATCAACAAGATCCCCGAGCGGCTCGGCCTGCTCGCCGGCACGCTGGTCGCGCCGCCGCCCACCGGCGAGACCGAGGCGCCGGTCGAGAAGCCGGCCCGCCGGCCGCGCAAGAAGGCCGTGCCGCCGCCGCTGGACCCGGACGACCTGGACGACGATCCCGACGCGGTGGACCTCCAGGAGACCCTGGTGCTGCCCCGCAGGCCACCGGCGAAGGTGCCCGCCAGCCGCAAGCCGGTCGAACCGCCGGAGCACTCGCCGCCGCCGACGCGGGCCGAGCAGCTCGCGCTCACCGCGATGGACGGGGACTACACCCTCCCGCCGGCCAACATGCTCAGCGGTGGCGCTGCGCCGAAGACCCGCAGCCGGGCCAACGACGAGGTGATCGCCGCGCTGACCGGCGTCTTCGACCAGTTCGGGGTGGACGCGGAGGTCACCGGCTTCACCCGGGGCCCGACCGTCACCCGGTACGAGGTCGAGCTGGGCCCGGGCGTCAAGGTCGAGCGGATCACCCAACTCTCCCGCAACATCGCGTACGCGGTGAAGTCGCCGGACGTGCGCATCCTCAGCCCGATCCCGGGCAAGAGCGCGGTCGGCGTGGAGATCCCGAACACCGACCCGGAGAACGTCGCCCTCGGTGACGTGCTGCGCTCGCGGGCCGCCACCAGCGACCACCACCCGATGGTGGTGGCGCTCGGCAAGGACATCGAGGGCGGCTACGTGGTGGCCAACCTCGCGAAGATGCCGCACATCCTGATCGCCGGCGCGACCGGCGCGGGCAAGTCCTCCTGCCTGAACTCGCTGCTGGTGTCGATCCTGACCCGGGCCACCCCGGACGAGGTGCGGCTGCTGCTGATCGACCCGAAGCGGGTCGAGATGACCGGCTACGAGGGGATCCCGCACCTGGTCACACCGATCGTGACCAACGCGAAGAAGGCGGCCGACTCGCTGGAGTGGGTCGTGCGCGAGATGGACATGCGCTACGACGACCTCGCCGCCAACGGGGTCCGGCACATCGACGACTTCAACCGCAAGGTGCGCAGCGGCGAGATCAAGGCCCCGCCGGGCAGCGAGCGGGAGATGCGTCCGTACCCCTACCTGCTGGTGATCGTCGACGAGCTGGCCGACCTGATGATGGTGGCCCCGCGCGACGTGGAGGACTCCGTCGTCCGGATCACCCAGCTGGCCCGCGCCGCCGGCATCCACCTGGTGCTGGCCACCCAGCGTCCCTCGGTCGACGTGGTCACCGGCCTGATCAAGGCGAACGTGCCGTCCCGGCTCGCCTTCGCCACCTCGTCGCTGGCCGACTCGCGGGTCATCCTCGACCAGCCGGGCGCGGAGAAGCTGCTCGGCCGGGGCGACGGCCTCTTCCTGCCGATGGGCGCGTCGAAGCCGATCCGGATCCAGGGCGCGTGGGTGACCGAGCGCGAGATCGCCGACGTGGTCAAGTTCTGCAAGGACCAGCGGGAGCCGGAGTTCCGCCCCGACGTGCTGGCCCCGGCGCAGGACAGCAAGAAGAAGATCGACGAGGACATCGGCGACGACCTGGACCTGCTGGTGCAGGCGGTGGAGCTGGTGGTCACCTCGCAGTTCGGCTCGACCTCGATGCTCCAGCGCAAGCTGCGGGTCGGTTTCGCCAAGGCGGGCCGGCTGATGGACCTGATGGAGACCCGGGGTGTGGTCGGCCCCTCCGAGGGCTCCAAGGCCCGTGACGTGCTGGTCAAGCCGGACGAGTTGGAGGAGGTCCTGGTCGGCCTGCGCGGCGACGAGGGCTGA
- the sugE gene encoding quaternary ammonium compound efflux SMR transporter SugE: MAWIVLVLSGLLETAWAVSLDRSAGFSRPLPSIVFVVTLVASMAGLAYALRDIPVGTGYAVWVGIGAVGTALVGMVALGESASLPRILCLLLVVAGVVGLKLFH; encoded by the coding sequence GTGGCCTGGATCGTGCTGGTGCTCTCCGGACTGCTGGAGACCGCGTGGGCGGTCTCCCTCGACCGCAGCGCCGGTTTCAGTCGCCCGCTCCCCTCGATCGTCTTCGTGGTGACGCTGGTGGCGAGCATGGCCGGCCTGGCGTACGCGCTGCGCGACATCCCGGTCGGCACCGGCTACGCGGTCTGGGTCGGCATCGGCGCGGTCGGCACCGCCCTGGTCGGGATGGTCGCGCTGGGCGAGTCGGCCAGCCTGCCCCGGATCCTCTGCCTGCTGCTGGTGGTCGCGGGTGTGGTCGGGCTGAAGCTCTTCCACTGA
- a CDS encoding ornithine cyclodeaminase family protein, with amino-acid sequence MTLLVSDREVAATLDAATTVAAMRDALLAAHAGRLVAPPRASAPLGGGRMVLTAGHLTGEWYGFRSYDTFGLPESAQLVVLHDARTGAVRAVAVGEELGSRRTGGLGGVAVDALARPDAATLGVVGSGRQAWTQVWATAAVRPLREVTVHSRSAARRTAFAARVRVELGVPARAVDTAREAVTDRDVVVLATTSVTPVIDAADLAPGTHVSTVGFKQTDRHEFGTDLLDVADVLVTDSPAQAGAYSPPMLAAVEPYAGRLRDLGAVLAGSVAGRTGADQISVFCSTGLAGTEVFLLDRLVLLGAAAV; translated from the coding sequence ATGACGTTGCTTGTCTCCGACCGGGAGGTCGCCGCCACGCTGGACGCCGCCACCACCGTGGCGGCGATGCGGGACGCCCTGCTGGCCGCCCACGCCGGACGGCTCGTCGCCCCGCCCCGGGCGTCCGCCCCGCTGGGCGGCGGCCGGATGGTGCTCACCGCCGGCCACCTCACCGGCGAGTGGTACGGCTTCCGCTCGTACGACACCTTCGGGCTGCCGGAATCCGCGCAACTGGTGGTGCTGCACGACGCCCGTACCGGCGCGGTGCGGGCGGTGGCGGTCGGCGAGGAGCTGGGCTCGCGGCGTACCGGTGGGCTGGGCGGGGTGGCCGTCGACGCGCTCGCCCGCCCCGACGCGGCCACCCTCGGCGTGGTCGGCTCCGGCCGGCAGGCGTGGACGCAGGTCTGGGCAACCGCGGCGGTGCGCCCGCTGCGCGAGGTGACCGTGCACAGCCGCTCGGCGGCCCGCCGAACCGCGTTCGCCGCCCGGGTCCGCGTCGAGCTGGGCGTGCCGGCCCGCGCCGTCGACACCGCCCGGGAGGCCGTCACCGACCGGGACGTCGTGGTGCTCGCCACCACCAGCGTCACGCCGGTGATCGACGCCGCCGACCTCGCCCCCGGCACCCACGTGAGCACCGTCGGCTTCAAGCAGACCGACCGGCACGAGTTCGGCACCGACCTGCTCGACGTCGCCGACGTGCTGGTCACCGACTCCCCGGCCCAGGCGGGCGCGTACTCCCCGCCGATGCTGGCCGCCGTCGAGCCGTACGCGGGGCGGCTGCGCGACCTGGGCGCGGTGCTCGCCGGATCCGTCGCCGGCCGGACCGGCGCGGACCAGATCTCGGTCTTCTGCTCCACCGGCCTGGCCGGGACGGAGGTCTTCCTCCTCGACCGGCTGGTCCTGCTCGGCGCGGCGGCCGTCTGA
- the rimO gene encoding 30S ribosomal protein S12 methylthiotransferase RimO, translated as MVSATSPTHAADGRRVALLTLGCARNEVDSEELAARLHADGWQVTTDGEGADVVVVNTCGFVEKAKQDSIQTLLAAADTGAKVVAAGCMAERYGRELADSLPEAQAVLSFDDYPDIAARLDAVVAGEAIDAHVPRDRRELLPLTPVKRRESAVSLPGHGTPVRGTVETDEHTPAHLRPVLRRRLDTGPVASLKLASGCDRRCAFCAIPAFRGAFVSRTPDELLAEAEWLAKTGVRELVLVSENSTSYGKDLGDPRALEKLLPQLAAIDGIVRVRASYLQPAETRPGLVEAIATTPGVAAYFDLSFQHSSEPVLRRMRRFGSTDRFLELLAGARALAPEAGARSNFIVGFPGETRADYEELVRFLTEARLDAIGVFDYSDEDGTEAAGLSGKVSTATIKRRYDRLAALADELCSQRAEERLGSRVEVLVDSITDNVVEGRAAHQAPEVDGSTTLVAPEGAGVDLAALRPGDLVRATVTATEGVDLVAVPDEMISAAPGAER; from the coding sequence ATGGTGTCTGCCACCTCCCCCACGCATGCCGCCGACGGCCGCCGCGTCGCCCTGCTGACCCTGGGCTGCGCCCGTAACGAGGTCGACTCGGAGGAGTTGGCCGCCCGGCTGCACGCCGACGGCTGGCAGGTCACCACGGACGGCGAGGGCGCCGACGTGGTGGTCGTCAACACCTGCGGCTTCGTGGAGAAGGCCAAGCAGGACTCGATCCAGACCCTGCTCGCCGCCGCCGACACCGGCGCCAAGGTGGTCGCGGCCGGCTGCATGGCCGAGCGGTACGGCCGTGAGCTGGCCGACAGCCTGCCGGAGGCGCAGGCCGTGCTGAGCTTCGACGACTACCCGGACATCGCCGCCCGGCTGGACGCGGTCGTCGCCGGTGAGGCGATCGACGCGCACGTCCCGCGCGACCGGCGCGAGCTGCTGCCGCTCACCCCGGTCAAGCGGCGGGAGTCGGCCGTCTCGCTGCCCGGCCACGGCACGCCCGTGCGGGGCACGGTGGAGACCGACGAGCACACCCCCGCCCACCTGCGGCCGGTGCTGCGCCGCCGGCTCGACACCGGCCCGGTCGCCTCGCTGAAGCTGGCCAGCGGCTGCGACCGGCGCTGCGCGTTCTGCGCCATCCCCGCCTTCCGCGGCGCCTTCGTCTCGCGTACCCCGGACGAGTTGCTCGCCGAGGCGGAGTGGCTGGCCAAGACCGGTGTACGGGAGCTGGTGCTGGTCAGCGAGAACTCCACCTCGTACGGCAAGGACCTGGGGGACCCGCGCGCCCTGGAGAAGCTGCTGCCGCAGCTGGCCGCGATCGACGGCATCGTCCGGGTGCGGGCCAGCTACCTCCAGCCCGCCGAGACCCGGCCCGGCCTGGTCGAGGCGATCGCCACCACGCCGGGGGTGGCCGCCTACTTCGACCTGTCGTTCCAGCACTCCAGCGAGCCGGTGCTGCGCCGGATGCGCCGTTTCGGCTCCACCGACCGGTTCCTTGAGCTGCTGGCCGGTGCCCGCGCCCTGGCCCCCGAGGCCGGCGCGCGGAGCAACTTCATCGTCGGCTTCCCCGGCGAGACCCGGGCCGACTACGAGGAGTTGGTCCGCTTCCTGACCGAGGCGCGGCTCGACGCCATCGGGGTCTTCGACTACAGCGACGAGGACGGCACCGAGGCCGCCGGACTGTCCGGCAAGGTGTCCACCGCCACGATCAAGCGCCGCTACGACAGGCTCGCCGCGCTCGCCGACGAGCTCTGCTCGCAGCGGGCCGAGGAGCGGCTCGGCTCCCGGGTCGAGGTGCTCGTCGACTCGATCACCGACAACGTCGTCGAGGGTCGGGCCGCCCACCAGGCCCCCGAGGTCGACGGCTCCACCACGCTGGTGGCCCCCGAGGGCGCCGGCGTCGACCTCGCCGCGCTGCGCCCCGGCGACCTGGTCCGGGCCACGGTGACCGCGACCGAGGGTGTCGACCTGGTGGCCGTACCGGATGAGATGATCTCGGCGGCGCCCGGCGCGGAACGGTGA
- the pgsA gene encoding CDP-diacylglycerol--glycerol-3-phosphate 3-phosphatidyltransferase, with translation MTGATESAPVVARVPVLNAANGLTLLRLLLVPVFAGSVVASGMSHAGWRTAACLIFVVASVTDLVDGWIARRFGLVTSVGKVADPIADKALTGAALLLLSWYDRLPWWVTAVILARELGITALRFWVIRHGVIAASRGGKAKTALQILAITWYLWPMPAALAVVGPWIMAAAVLVTVVTGFDYVAQALRLRRPTGRPDGPDPSTG, from the coding sequence GTGACCGGGGCGACGGAGTCCGCGCCGGTGGTCGCCCGGGTGCCGGTGCTCAACGCGGCGAACGGGTTGACCCTGCTGCGGTTGCTGCTGGTGCCGGTCTTCGCCGGGTCGGTGGTCGCCTCGGGGATGAGCCATGCCGGCTGGCGTACCGCCGCCTGCCTGATCTTCGTGGTCGCCTCGGTGACCGACCTGGTCGACGGCTGGATCGCCCGCCGCTTCGGCCTGGTCACCTCGGTCGGCAAGGTGGCCGACCCGATCGCGGACAAGGCGCTCACCGGCGCGGCGCTGCTGCTGCTCTCCTGGTACGACCGGCTGCCCTGGTGGGTGACCGCGGTGATCCTCGCCCGCGAGCTGGGCATCACCGCGCTGCGCTTCTGGGTGATCCGGCACGGGGTGATCGCGGCCAGTCGCGGGGGCAAGGCCAAGACCGCGCTGCAGATCCTGGCGATCACCTGGTACCTGTGGCCGATGCCGGCCGCCCTGGCCGTGGTCGGTCCGTGGATCATGGCCGCCGCCGTGCTGGTCACCGTGGTGACCGGCTTCGACTACGTCGCCCAGGCGCTGCGCCTGCGTCGCCCGACCGGTCGACCGGACGGGCCCGATCCGTCGACCGGATGA
- a CDS encoding CinA family protein, whose amino-acid sequence MATDANHERPAGSPAAGVVHRLHERRETLATVESLTGGLLSAAIVEIAGVSGIYRGGLVTYATELKSQLAGVPEELLAERGPVDPDVAVALAEGGRRRCGADWGLATTGVAGPEPQDGKPVGLVYVAAAGPTGAVVRRLDLDGGRDHIRAAAVIEALRLLTEQIQDAGDAAGPAAGDDGTRTPAGRR is encoded by the coding sequence ATGGCGACGGATGCGAATCACGAGCGACCCGCGGGGAGCCCGGCGGCGGGTGTGGTGCACCGGCTGCACGAGCGGCGCGAGACCCTGGCCACCGTCGAGTCCCTGACCGGTGGGCTGCTCTCCGCCGCGATCGTCGAGATCGCCGGGGTGAGCGGCATCTACCGGGGCGGCCTGGTCACCTACGCCACCGAACTGAAGTCGCAGCTGGCCGGCGTACCGGAGGAGCTGCTGGCCGAGCGCGGGCCGGTCGACCCGGACGTGGCCGTCGCCCTCGCCGAGGGCGGGCGGCGGCGCTGCGGGGCCGACTGGGGGCTGGCCACCACCGGCGTGGCCGGGCCGGAGCCGCAGGACGGCAAGCCGGTCGGGCTGGTCTACGTCGCGGCGGCCGGGCCGACCGGGGCGGTCGTCCGCCGGCTCGACCTCGACGGCGGCCGTGACCACATCCGCGCGGCCGCGGTGATCGAGGCGTTACGGCTGCTCACCGAGCAGATCCAGGACGCCGGGGACGCCGCCGGGCCGGCCGCCGGGGACGACGGCACGCGCACCCCGGCCGGCCGGCGGTGA
- a CDS encoding helix-turn-helix domain-containing protein, protein MVLLRRVIGDALRARRQGQHRTLREVSTAANVSLGYLSEIERGQKEPSSELLAAICDALGARLSELLREVSDTVALAEQMPGVLVPVQDEPASVPAAAPVRKATNRGVRQVTSDGKVAVQVRQDSPLKATLRSTRVRPSDRDVVCAA, encoded by the coding sequence ATGGTCCTGCTCCGCCGCGTGATCGGCGACGCACTGCGGGCGCGCCGGCAGGGTCAGCACCGCACCCTGCGCGAGGTCTCCACCGCCGCCAACGTCAGCCTCGGCTACCTGTCCGAGATCGAGCGCGGCCAGAAGGAGCCCTCCAGCGAGCTGCTGGCCGCGATCTGCGACGCGCTCGGCGCCCGCCTGTCCGAGCTGCTGCGTGAGGTGAGCGACACCGTCGCCCTCGCCGAGCAGATGCCGGGCGTGCTCGTGCCGGTGCAGGACGAGCCGGCGTCCGTGCCGGCCGCCGCCCCGGTGCGCAAGGCCACCAACCGGGGTGTCCGGCAGGTCACCTCGGACGGCAAGGTCGCCGTGCAGGTCCGCCAGGACTCGCCGCTCAAGGCCACCCTGCGCAGCACCCGGGTCCGTCCCTCGGACCGGGACGTGGTCTGCGCCGCCTGA
- a CDS encoding PspA/IM30 family protein yields MANPFVKGWHYLMALFGAKIDEHADPKVQIQQAVEEAQRQHQALVQQAAAVIGNQRQLEMKLSRQMSEVERLQANARQALVLADQARARGDEAEAGRYEQSAQVLATQLVSAEQATEDLKTLHDQALGAAAQARRAVENNSMILQQKLAERTKLLSQLEQAKMQESVARSLESMSAITAGGNVPTLDEVRDRIERRYATAMGRAELAGNSVEGRMLEIQKSTLDAAGSSRLEQIRSSMAGEQLSGQQDRPGVQQQAKPAEPVADPAAAARLDEIRASMGRERGTGDTSAAG; encoded by the coding sequence ATGGCGAACCCGTTCGTCAAGGGCTGGCACTACCTGATGGCGCTCTTCGGGGCCAAGATCGACGAGCACGCCGATCCGAAGGTGCAGATCCAGCAGGCCGTCGAGGAGGCGCAGCGCCAGCACCAGGCGCTGGTCCAGCAGGCCGCCGCGGTGATCGGCAACCAGCGGCAGCTGGAGATGAAGCTCTCCCGGCAGATGTCCGAGGTCGAGCGCCTCCAGGCCAACGCCCGCCAGGCGCTCGTCCTCGCCGACCAGGCCCGGGCCCGGGGGGACGAGGCCGAGGCCGGCCGCTACGAGCAGTCCGCCCAGGTGCTCGCCACCCAGCTGGTCTCCGCCGAGCAGGCCACCGAGGACCTGAAGACCCTGCACGACCAGGCGCTCGGCGCCGCCGCCCAGGCCCGGCGCGCGGTGGAGAACAACTCGATGATCCTCCAGCAGAAGCTGGCCGAGCGCACCAAGCTGCTCAGCCAGCTGGAGCAGGCCAAGATGCAGGAGAGCGTGGCCCGCTCGCTGGAGTCGATGTCGGCGATCACCGCCGGCGGCAACGTGCCCACCCTGGACGAGGTGCGCGACCGCATCGAGCGGCGCTACGCCACCGCGATGGGCCGGGCCGAACTGGCCGGCAACTCCGTCGAGGGACGGATGCTGGAGATCCAGAAGTCGACGCTGGACGCCGCCGGCTCCTCCCGGCTGGAGCAGATCCGCTCCAGCATGGCCGGCGAGCAGCTCTCCGGCCAGCAGGACCGTCCGGGCGTGCAGCAGCAGGCGAAGCCGGCCGAGCCGGTGGCCGACCCGGCCGCCGCCGCCCGGCTCGACGAGATCCGGGCCAGCATGGGCCGCGAACGCGGCACGGGTGACACCAGCGCCGCCGGCTGA
- the pspM gene encoding phage shock envelope stress response protein PspM, with the protein MADERARHFRRLRRLRRSARRWSVLAGGLGGAAAVLTPYAGIGLPDAAWAAGAGGAVALAAWRWVDLRALAARPVPPALDPAEAAARSRARLVAAVERLPVGPGVLAEARRLRSRLALRGTAAAAPWARLDRAALTLAGMTPRLTGLAEPAVLEAAAADRSLRDLAGRVASVDRALRVAPPEARPRLVEARRDLVGQLESGVAAYEALVAAAAGYVAEDARPSTEHPAASRLTEATDLLHGVASALAELRAAGDPMRAPTR; encoded by the coding sequence GTGGCGGACGAGCGAGCGCGACACTTCCGTCGGCTGCGCCGGCTGCGGCGCTCCGCCCGACGGTGGAGCGTCCTGGCCGGTGGGCTCGGTGGCGCGGCCGCCGTGCTGACCCCGTACGCCGGGATCGGGCTGCCCGACGCGGCCTGGGCCGCCGGCGCGGGCGGCGCGGTGGCGCTGGCCGCCTGGCGCTGGGTCGACCTGCGGGCCCTCGCGGCCCGTCCCGTCCCACCCGCCCTCGACCCGGCCGAGGCCGCCGCCCGGTCCCGGGCCCGGCTCGTCGCCGCCGTCGAGCGGCTCCCCGTCGGTCCCGGCGTGCTCGCCGAGGCCCGGCGGCTGCGCTCCCGGCTCGCGCTGCGCGGCACCGCCGCCGCGGCGCCGTGGGCCCGGCTGGACCGGGCCGCGCTGACCCTCGCCGGCATGACGCCCCGGCTCACCGGGCTGGCCGAGCCGGCCGTCCTGGAGGCCGCCGCGGCCGACCGCTCCCTGCGGGACCTCGCCGGGCGGGTGGCGAGCGTCGACCGCGCCCTGCGGGTCGCCCCGCCGGAGGCCCGGCCCCGGCTGGTCGAGGCGCGGCGGGACCTGGTCGGCCAGTTGGAGAGCGGGGTGGCCGCGTACGAGGCGCTGGTGGCGGCGGCGGCCGGGTACGTCGCCGAGGACGCCCGCCCGAGCACCGAGCACCCGGCCGCCTCCCGGCTGACCGAGGCGACCGACCTGCTGCACGGGGTGGCCTCGGCCTTGGCCGAGCTGCGCGCCGCCGGCGACCCGATGCGCGCCCCCACCCGCTGA